Within Kineothrix sp. MB12-C1, the genomic segment TCTTCTGCTACTTCCTTTTCTCCATGGACCAGCAAATCGTGCCTGCTCGTATGGCAGATAAACTCAAGAAGCAAACGGGCATCCAAATCCGCCTCAGCAATTCCCACTTCTTTCAGTGCCGAAGTGCCGAAATTATATAATTCTTTATATTTCATCACTTTACCATTCACCTTGTCAGGCTATTCCGCGTCATCCTCATCTTCATGCCCATCTTTTAACCAAGATTCATCCACTTCATAGCCAAATGTATCCTTCAGATATGCTTTCCAATCAAAAATTGCGTCCACCGATGCAATGGCAACTTCTACCATAGACTCATCCGGTTCCTTCGTCGTAAGACGCTGCAACCACATTCCCGGCAAAGAAAGTATTTGAACTATTATATTATCACTTCTTCCCGCTAAGCGAATTAACTCATAGGAGATGCCTGCAATTACAGGAATTAACAAAATACGAATTAATACACGGAGCAAGGGAGTTTCCACTCTGATAAAAAAGAATACGATAATACTTACAAAAATAACAAAGAATAGAAAGCTGGTTCCGCATCTTTTATGAAGTCTGGAACTTCTCATTACATTATGCACAGTAAGAGGGCGCCCTTTTTCAATACAATTAATACATTTATGTTCAGCACCATGATATTGATACAGTCTCTTAATATCCTTCATCATCGTAATGGCTACAATGTAACCGATAAAGATGAGAATACGCATAATACCTTCGATAATTGCCATAACAGATGCATTTCTTATATATCCTTCGAACAACGACGCAATATAATAAGGAAGCACCATAAAAATAGCAATAGCTAATACGATGGAGAGCAAAGTAACCATTCCCAGCATAATGCTTTCTGCCCTATCCTTGAACACTCTTTGAAATACCTTATCCGTTGCCGTCTCCTTAGCTTCCTCATCTTCATAGAAGGCCACGGAATGATTGAGTGTTTTCATTCCTAATATCATGGAATCTAAGAAGTTAAAAATACCACGGATAAACGGTATCTCCTTTAACTTACTTCCATGAAGAACTCCCTGATATACATCGACCTCTATATCGATTTCACCATCAGGCTTGCGAACAGCAATCGCATACTGTTCTTTATTTTTCATCATAACGCCTTCCAGCACTGCCTGCCCGCCTACGCCGGAATAACGAGAGCATTTACTCTTTTTCATAGATTAACCTCATATTCATAACTTCCGCAATAATTTGAAATCACAGTTACCATGTTACTGTTCACTCCGTGACCGGCAACAATACAATAATTATAACATATAAATACTTATGTATTTAAATAAGGTTGAGATATCGATACCTCAACCTTTTTCAACACATAACTATTTACGGAAAAATTATTTGCTTTCGACACCGTATTTCTTGTTGAACTTATCAATACGTCCATCAGCTCTTACAGATTTCTGCTGACCTGTGTAGAACGAATGACATTTCGAGCAAACTTCAACGTGAATCTCGGATTTCGTTGAACCGGTTACAAACGCATTGCCGCAGTTACAAGTTACATTCGCCTGATAATAATTAGGATGGATTCCTTCTTTCATCTTTTTCACCTCTCTATAATAAAGTCAATTTGTTCTCATCCGCTCGCTTGTTAAGCCTTCGCTGTAGTTTTACCCAAACAGCTTTTTTATTGTATCATAGCTTATCTTCCCTTGCAAGTATTTTTTCTTAAAACTCTCATCCACTTTCTTAGAAAAATTTGATTTTTTTCACCATTTGAACGAATTCCGCATTATTTTTCGTCTTTGAGAACATATCCAGAATCTTGTCCACAGCTTCTTCTGTCTTAAGTCCATTCAGCGCCTTGCGCATAATACCGATCGCTTCCTGCTCTTCCACCGATAAAAGCAAGTCTTCACGCCTTGTTCCTGACTTGGGAATATCAATCGCCGGGAACACTCTGCGCTCTGAAAGCTTGCGGTCAAGCACCATCTCCATATTACCGGTACCCTTGAATTCCTCATATACTACATCGTCCATCTTGCTTCCCGTATCCACAAGTGCCGTAGCGAGAATTGTCAAACTACCGCCGCCTCTCATATTTCTCGCGGCACCGAAGAAGCGCTTCGGCATGTATAAAGCTGCCGGATCAAGACCGCCGGAAAGCGTTCTTCCGCTCGGGGGAACCGTAAGGTTATAAGCCCTTGTCAAGCGAGTAATGCTATCCAACAATATCATAACGTCTTTTTTATGTTCCACGAGGCGTTTCGCCCTTTCGATGACCATTTCAGAAACTCTTTTATGGTGTTCCGGCATTTCATCAAAGGTGGAATAAATCACTTCCACATTCGGTCCCTCTATCGCTTCCTTAATATCGGTCACTTCTTCCGGACGTTCATCGATCAGAAGAATAATAAGATGAATATCAGGGGAGTTCTTCTTCACCGATTTCGCGACTTCCTTTAATAAGGTTGTCTTTCCCGCTTTCGGAGGAGATACGATCATACCTCTTTGCCCCTTGCCTACCGGACTCATCAAATCCATAACGCGCATCGCTACTGAAGCTCCCGGAGTCTCAAGGCGCATTCTTTCATCCGGGAAAATAGGGGTCATATCCTCGAAATTGCATCTGCGCGCCGCCACCTCAGGATGATAACCATTAATACTTTTTACATATAATAAAGCGCTGAACTTCTCGCTTTGCGACTTAACTCTCGTATTGCCTTCCAGGATATCTCCGGTCTTTAAATTAAAACGTCTGATCTGACTGGGCGCAACATAAACATCATTCTCTCCCGGAAGATAGTTCTCACAGCGAATAAAACCATAACCATCCGGCATCACTTCCAGAATACCATGTGCCATAATGCCGCTATCCAAATCGGAAGGGAACTTCTCATCCTCAGACCGTCCTGCTGCCTGTCGATTATTTTCTAAAGCAGGTCTATTATCTTCCTGTGCTTTCGGAGCACTTACCTGACGATTGTCCGCATTCTTTTCTGCCTTTTCACTTCCTTTGGCTTCTAATGCAACAGTTTTCTCTTTTTCATCCTCTAAAAGCATCGCTTCCACCAGCTCCGCTTTTTTCATAGTAGAAGCACCTTTAATTTTCCTTGTTTTAGCAATTTCTTTTAAGTCAACAAGTGCCAACGATTCATATTTCTCTCTCATAAACTCCTCCGCTTTGAGTTATATTGCCATACAACAACTTATATGAAAATCCATTAAAATCACCTTCGGTGATGGGACTTTCACTTATCTTTCCACGCATTCTTACGGTCAGCGCGGTAAATGCGCAGACCTGCTGAATAATTACAATTTATCATAAAATAAAAGTCTTATAACTTTTCTTGCATATCTCTTAAATTGTGTATTTTATCTTGGGGGGTATTGCTGATATGTTAACTGATTTGATGATAAACGCTATCTGTTTTAACATTATACAACAGCTTTTGTAAAATAGAAAGCCTTTTTTTCATTGTTACTGTTCACACAGAAACTTTTCATTTCCTTATCTT encodes:
- a CDS encoding DUF1385 domain-containing protein yields the protein MKKSKCSRYSGVGGQAVLEGVMMKNKEQYAIAVRKPDGEIDIEVDVYQGVLHGSKLKEIPFIRGIFNFLDSMILGMKTLNHSVAFYEDEEAKETATDKVFQRVFKDRAESIMLGMVTLLSIVLAIAIFMVLPYYIASLFEGYIRNASVMAIIEGIMRILIFIGYIVAITMMKDIKRLYQYHGAEHKCINCIEKGRPLTVHNVMRSSRLHKRCGTSFLFFVIFVSIIVFFFIRVETPLLRVLIRILLIPVIAGISYELIRLAGRSDNIIVQILSLPGMWLQRLTTKEPDESMVEVAIASVDAIFDWKAYLKDTFGYEVDESWLKDGHEDEDDAE
- the rpmE gene encoding 50S ribosomal protein L31, which gives rise to MKEGIHPNYYQANVTCNCGNAFVTGSTKSEIHVEVCSKCHSFYTGQQKSVRADGRIDKFNKKYGVESK
- the rho gene encoding transcription termination factor Rho translates to MREKYESLALVDLKEIAKTRKIKGASTMKKAELVEAMLLEDEKEKTVALEAKGSEKAEKNADNRQVSAPKAQEDNRPALENNRQAAGRSEDEKFPSDLDSGIMAHGILEVMPDGYGFIRCENYLPGENDVYVAPSQIRRFNLKTGDILEGNTRVKSQSEKFSALLYVKSINGYHPEVAARRCNFEDMTPIFPDERMRLETPGASVAMRVMDLMSPVGKGQRGMIVSPPKAGKTTLLKEVAKSVKKNSPDIHLIILLIDERPEEVTDIKEAIEGPNVEVIYSTFDEMPEHHKRVSEMVIERAKRLVEHKKDVMILLDSITRLTRAYNLTVPPSGRTLSGGLDPAALYMPKRFFGAARNMRGGGSLTILATALVDTGSKMDDVVYEEFKGTGNMEMVLDRKLSERRVFPAIDIPKSGTRREDLLLSVEEQEAIGIMRKALNGLKTEEAVDKILDMFSKTKNNAEFVQMVKKIKFF